A region of Ictalurus furcatus strain D&B chromosome 1, Billie_1.0, whole genome shotgun sequence DNA encodes the following proteins:
- the LOC128606844 gene encoding protein FAM237B-like — protein sequence MKTSTLDRITGLSIRCVCALALATASCCFVSAPRAMLSAVSPIESRSALPGGLAEINTECWDAASLALIEARKMRAVDGVAALWDVMTRLHASPQPRHQELFMKLAQAFWERYVDCVMSRAHGLGRRRSAVSGGDRQHSF from the coding sequence ATGAAGACTTCGACGCTGGACCGAATAACGGGATTAagcatcaggtgtgtgtgtgcgctcgcGCTCGCCACAGCCTCTTGTTGCTTTGTCTCCGCTCCGAGGGCGATGCTGAGCGCTGTGTCGCCGATTGAATCCCGGAGCGCGCTTCCGGGCGGCCTAGCCGAGATCAATACCGAGTGCTGGGACGCGGCGTCGCTCGCGCTAATTGAGGCGCGGAAGATGCGCGCGGTCGACGGCGTGGCGGCGCTCTGGGACGTAATGACGCGCCTGCACGCGTCCCCGCAGCCCCGGCACCAGGAGCTATTCATGAAGCTCGCGCAGGCTTTCTGGGAGCGCTACGTGGACTGTGTGATGTCGCGCGCGCATGGACTGGGTAGGAGAAGGTCAGCTGTCTCTGGAGGAGACCGTCAACATTCATTCTGA